A DNA window from Thermoplasmata archaeon contains the following coding sequences:
- a CDS encoding DNA-directed RNA polymerase, with protein MYMLVDDEDVLRIPPEMLGGDIDQILFQLSREKLEGKVRLFEEDTKDNKKYVIIAILSLERIGDGRIIPGDGGVYQRIKFEALTFKPELQEVIEGNIVEVKEFGAFVRFGALDGLLHISQIFDDRFDIDIENKRLIGKESKKDLRLNDRVRVRFVSLSLNEDNVRESKVGLTMRQPGLGKLDYLEKEAAKNA; from the coding sequence ATGTATATGCTTGTAGATGATGAAGATGTGCTACGCATTCCTCCAGAAATGTTAGGAGGAGATATAGATCAGATACTTTTCCAACTTTCGAGAGAAAAACTGGAAGGAAAAGTCAGATTATTTGAAGAGGATACTAAAGATAATAAAAAATATGTTATTATAGCTATTTTGAGCTTAGAAAGAATTGGTGATGGTAGGATTATTCCTGGAGACGGGGGAGTTTACCAGAGAATAAAGTTTGAGGCACTGACTTTCAAGCCTGAACTGCAGGAAGTAATTGAAGGAAACATTGTAGAAGTAAAAGAATTCGGGGCTTTTGTAAGATTTGGAGCGCTGGACGGTTTGCTTCACATTTCTCAAATATTCGATGATCGATTTGATATTGATATTGAGAATAAAAGGTTGATTGGCAAAGAATCTAAAAAAGATCTGAGGCTAAATGACAGGGTTAGGGTTAGATTTGTATCTTTAAGCTTAAATGAAGATAATGTCAGAGAAAGTAAAGTTGGACTGACAATGAGACAGCCTGGACTTGGAAAATTAGATTATCTGGAAAAAGAGGCGGCTAAAAATGCGTGA
- a CDS encoding 30S ribosomal protein S27ae, whose translation MSNIYEVKDGKVTRNRRTCPKCGPGTFLAEHSDRYTCGKCGYTEYKKK comes from the coding sequence ATGAGCAATATTTATGAAGTTAAAGATGGCAAAGTAACGAGAAACAGAAGAACCTGCCCTAAATGCGGGCCCGGTACTTTTTTAGCGGAGCATAGTGACCGATACACTTGCGGAAAATGTGGATACACTGAATACAAGAAAAAGTAG
- a CDS encoding phosphoribosylaminoimidazolesuccinocarboxamide synthase yields MNPIKIGKVKEIYDYGTELEFYFTDNISVFDKIIPNKVPDKGASLCRTSAYWFETLKNINVQNHYIRSIGNNRMRVRKFNIIAKPTQHSKDYLIPLEFIVRYYIAGSLFDRLKSGKISRDAISTKNIEYGAKLNDPFFEVTTKFEKFDRELDMNEAMQISGLNKKEMDEIKEQILKIDAFMNSEVLKRGLIHVDGKKEWALDSERVPVIVDTFGTADEDRFWDLDSYKNGEQIELSKEYVRKYYRETGYYDRLMEARAHNLAEPEIPPMPEELIRKTSQLYREMYEKITGRKW; encoded by the coding sequence ATGAACCCAATAAAAATAGGAAAAGTTAAGGAAATTTATGATTACGGTACTGAACTAGAATTTTACTTTACAGACAACATATCTGTATTTGACAAGATCATACCAAACAAGGTGCCTGACAAAGGTGCATCTTTGTGTCGCACATCTGCATACTGGTTTGAAACCTTAAAAAACATCAATGTACAAAATCATTATATACGATCAATAGGAAACAACAGGATGCGAGTTCGGAAATTTAACATTATTGCAAAACCCACACAACATTCTAAAGATTATCTGATTCCGCTGGAGTTCATAGTCAGATACTATATAGCAGGATCATTGTTTGATCGTCTGAAATCTGGAAAAATCAGCCGTGATGCAATAAGCACTAAAAACATAGAATATGGAGCAAAACTGAACGATCCGTTCTTTGAGGTAACCACAAAATTCGAGAAATTTGACCGGGAGCTGGACATGAACGAGGCAATGCAGATCAGCGGGTTGAATAAGAAAGAGATGGATGAGATCAAAGAGCAGATACTGAAGATAGATGCATTTATGAATAGTGAGGTGCTCAAGAGAGGGTTGATACATGTGGATGGCAAGAAAGAGTGGGCGCTTGACAGCGAGCGTGTGCCGGTAATTGTAGACACGTTCGGCACTGCGGACGAAGACAGGTTTTGGGATCTTGATTCTTATAAAAATGGAGAGCAAATAGAGTTAAGCAAGGAATATGTACGAAAATATTATCGAGAAACAGGATATTATGACCGGCTAATGGAAGCTAGAGCACATAATTTGGCAGAGCCCGAGATACCGCCCATGCCCGAAGAACTTATACGAAAAACTTCGCAGCTATACAGGGAGATGTACGAGAAAATCACGGGCAGAAAGTGGTGA
- the ribH gene encoding 6,7-dimethyl-8-ribityllumazine synthase, with product MAEKIKIGIVVSEYNFDITMMMLERAKVEAEFLGAEISKIVYVPGTFDIPLGVKKLLDSEKVDGVVTLGAVIEGETAHDEIIMHNAARKIEDLMIEYGKPVALGISGHGETRLQALDRIEKGREAVETVVKMVKRMKEI from the coding sequence ATGGCTGAAAAAATAAAAATTGGAATAGTAGTTTCTGAATATAATTTTGATATAACCATGATGATGTTAGAGCGCGCGAAAGTTGAGGCTGAGTTTTTGGGTGCTGAAATCTCCAAGATTGTGTATGTACCCGGCACTTTCGACATTCCGCTAGGTGTGAAAAAGCTGCTAGACTCTGAAAAAGTGGACGGAGTAGTAACCCTGGGCGCAGTGATTGAAGGAGAAACTGCTCATGATGAGATAATAATGCACAATGCTGCACGAAAAATTGAGGATCTCATGATAGAGTATGGAAAACCAGTAGCGCTGGGAATATCTGGGCATGGAGAAACAAGATTACAGGCTCTTGACAGAATAGAAAAAGGCAGAGAAGCGGTTGAAACCGTAGTAAAAATGGTAAAAAGGATGAAGGAGATATAA
- the spt4 gene encoding transcription elongation factor subunit Spt4 yields MREYRACRKCHTVTEDLKCPVCGEETVPEWEGFVYIINSQFSKIAQHMNITKDGQYAIKVR; encoded by the coding sequence ATGCGTGAATATAGAGCCTGCAGAAAATGCCATACTGTAACAGAGGATCTCAAATGCCCTGTATGTGGAGAAGAAACCGTTCCTGAATGGGAAGGTTTTGTATATATTATAAACAGCCAATTTTCAAAAATAGCCCAGCACATGAATATAACCAAAGATGGACAGTATGCAATTAAAGTTAGATAG
- a CDS encoding MBL fold metallo-hydrolase has protein sequence MTIYKDSGYINEHLLMLDVFGWNNEKTTSSFIVKGDTVAIMDPGGKSSGEKIVEKLNEYNIDPKSVTHIFVSHRHNDHAGGAPPILKICKNAKVYANSITLENLANPEKINNATISLYGDLAEPIEAVKEKERLVPINDGDTFNLGNNVRIKAIYAPGHTSDHFMFFELNSKFLFTGDGAGLFSGKYSTLLPNSFPPSFRFENYLISLKNILNLDFDIVGFSHYGAVSGPDAKKTIVEGLRILNEWNSVIREKGSVSEEILLKKYIDKFDLFPQYFRIPVFKIIVNGFSKNL, from the coding sequence ATGACCATTTACAAAGATAGTGGATATATCAATGAGCATTTACTGATGCTCGATGTTTTTGGCTGGAACAACGAAAAAACAACCTCGTCATTTATTGTTAAAGGAGACACGGTTGCAATAATGGATCCTGGCGGAAAAAGTTCGGGAGAAAAAATAGTGGAAAAATTGAATGAATACAATATAGATCCAAAATCTGTGACCCATATTTTTGTGAGTCATAGGCATAACGATCATGCTGGCGGTGCTCCCCCCATCTTGAAAATATGCAAAAATGCGAAAGTTTATGCAAATTCCATAACTCTGGAAAACCTGGCAAATCCTGAGAAGATTAACAATGCTACAATATCTCTATACGGCGATCTTGCAGAACCCATAGAAGCTGTTAAGGAGAAAGAGAGGCTTGTGCCTATAAATGACGGAGATACATTCAATCTAGGTAACAATGTCAGAATTAAGGCAATTTATGCACCAGGACATACCTCCGATCATTTTATGTTCTTTGAACTGAACAGCAAGTTCTTGTTCACTGGCGATGGAGCAGGGCTGTTTTCTGGAAAATACTCAACATTATTGCCAAACTCGTTTCCTCCAAGCTTCAGGTTTGAAAACTATCTTATCTCTCTGAAAAATATTCTGAATCTAGACTTTGATATTGTTGGATTTTCCCACTACGGTGCAGTATCAGGCCCTGACGCAAAAAAAACAATAGTAGAAGGTTTGAGAATACTCAATGAGTGGAACTCTGTTATAAGAGAAAAAGGCAGCGTCAGTGAAGAGATCCTATTAAAAAAATATATTGATAAATTTGATCTATTTCCCCAGTATTTCAGAATTCCCGTATTCAAAATAATTGTAAATGGTTTTAGTAAAAATTTATGA
- the uppS gene encoding polyprenyl diphosphate synthase yields MQDKFGDSIAELAYKAYEQRLFNTVKNGPIPEHIAIIMDGNRRFAREYGLNNAEGHKKGKEKVEEVLNWCLELHVKVLTVYAFSTENFKRSNEEIEDLMQIFYNALESAIKDERIYRNKVRIKIIGRKDLIPKFLVEKIEKLEELTKDFSNFYFNIALAYGGREEIISAIKKIAGLVKDGKLKIEDITEEKVSENMYTQNIPDPDLLLRTSGEERISNFLLWQIAYSEIYFSDVYWPTFKKLDFLRAIHSYQLRKRRFGV; encoded by the coding sequence GTGCAAGATAAATTTGGAGATAGTATTGCAGAGCTAGCATATAAAGCGTATGAGCAGAGGCTATTTAATACTGTTAAAAATGGGCCTATCCCAGAACATATAGCCATAATAATGGATGGAAACCGTAGATTTGCTAGAGAATACGGGCTTAATAATGCGGAGGGACATAAAAAAGGAAAAGAAAAGGTGGAAGAAGTTTTAAACTGGTGTCTCGAGCTCCATGTAAAGGTGCTAACTGTTTATGCTTTTTCCACTGAAAATTTTAAGAGGTCAAATGAAGAAATTGAAGATTTAATGCAGATATTTTACAATGCTTTAGAAAGCGCAATAAAAGATGAAAGAATTTATAGAAACAAAGTTAGAATAAAGATAATAGGCAGAAAAGATTTGATACCAAAATTTTTGGTGGAAAAAATAGAGAAACTCGAAGAGTTGACCAAAGATTTTTCTAATTTTTATTTTAATATTGCACTGGCATATGGAGGCCGAGAAGAAATAATCTCTGCAATAAAGAAAATTGCAGGACTGGTGAAAGATGGGAAATTGAAAATAGAGGATATAACTGAAGAAAAAGTATCAGAAAACATGTATACGCAGAACATACCAGACCCGGACCTGCTATTAAGAACTTCGGGAGAAGAAAGAATCTCTAATTTTCTGCTCTGGCAGATTGCTTATTCAGAAATATATTTTTCTGATGTTTACTGGCCTACTTTCAAAAAGTTAGATTTTTTAAGAGCAATACACTCTTATCAATTAAGAAAAAGAAGATTTGGAGTATAG
- the rps24e gene encoding 30S ribosomal protein S24e, which produces MNIEILDKKENNLLHRTEIKFKVVHNREKTPTRDAIRKVLADNMNAKIDTVIIDSVKTQFGKEEVIAYGKIYDNVENAKKIEPDYILLRHKLIEKKS; this is translated from the coding sequence ATGAACATAGAAATATTGGATAAAAAAGAAAACAATTTATTGCATCGAACCGAGATAAAATTCAAGGTTGTTCACAATCGTGAAAAAACGCCTACGAGAGATGCAATAAGGAAAGTACTTGCAGATAACATGAATGCAAAAATTGATACTGTGATAATAGATAGTGTAAAAACACAGTTTGGAAAAGAAGAAGTTATAGCCTACGGCAAAATCTATGATAATGTAGAAAATGCGAAAAAGATTGAGCCTGATTATATACTGTTAAGACATAAACTGATTGAGAAGAAATCATAG
- a CDS encoding DUF359 domain-containing protein, which translates to MQLKLDRDLVLPEKLRKELSIASGILIQTEDLKNYLSDSDTIYSVGDMTTDTLLKNGYKPKIAIFDNKTKRGPANIEPFKAYYQQIKKVCNPQGKISLELWNVIKEAIESDTYTAIEVDGEEDLAALPCIYMAKDNVKVIYGIPNMGMNMIIVDQKIKKIVEKILKLME; encoded by the coding sequence ATGCAATTAAAGTTAGATAGAGATCTCGTTTTACCTGAAAAATTAAGGAAAGAGTTGAGCATTGCCTCTGGGATATTGATACAGACTGAAGACCTGAAAAATTATTTATCTGATTCAGATACTATATATTCAGTTGGAGACATGACCACAGATACGTTGTTAAAAAATGGATATAAACCAAAAATAGCAATATTTGACAATAAAACGAAGAGAGGGCCTGCAAATATAGAGCCTTTCAAAGCATATTATCAACAAATAAAAAAAGTGTGCAACCCCCAAGGAAAAATATCGTTAGAGTTATGGAATGTCATAAAAGAGGCAATAGAGTCAGATACATATACTGCAATCGAAGTGGATGGAGAAGAGGATCTGGCGGCATTACCCTGCATATATATGGCAAAAGATAATGTAAAGGTTATATATGGTATACCCAATATGGGTATGAATATGATCATAGTAGATCAAAAAATAAAAAAGATAGTTGAAAAAATATTAAAGTTGATGGAGTGA
- a CDS encoding aldo/keto reductase, translating to MKYIKYGNTGTFVSVLAFGAMTFGEKNVWKLGGVNQELSDRMIKRCIDAGVNLYDTADVYDAGDSEIILGKSIKKYRDQVMIATKVRGKIGKGINELGLSRHHMSISLRKSLERLGTSWVDIYQYHGWDSESNLKEVVETMQSFVDQGKVIYPALSNFAAWQMATLQAMVEERGFARYESAQMNYSLINRDVEYEIMPFLKYSKMSLLSWSPLHGGILTGKYKRGEKPTAGTRMGDRGFFFPYFDESSGWDVVEEVKRVAEEQGCKPSQVALSWLVNKRVIALIGARNMEQLEEDLGAIDVNLKVGQIERLDKVSESRAMYPNWMIQRQGQDRDFEILR from the coding sequence ATGAAATATATAAAATATGGAAATACCGGAACGTTTGTATCAGTGCTTGCATTTGGAGCTATGACATTTGGCGAGAAAAACGTATGGAAACTTGGAGGAGTAAATCAAGAGTTATCTGACAGGATGATAAAACGCTGTATTGATGCAGGTGTAAATCTGTATGATACTGCAGATGTATATGATGCTGGAGATTCTGAGATTATACTTGGGAAGTCTATAAAGAAGTACAGGGATCAAGTGATGATAGCGACGAAGGTCAGGGGCAAGATAGGCAAGGGAATAAATGAGCTAGGACTTTCTAGACATCATATGAGCATATCCTTAAGAAAGAGCCTTGAAAGGCTTGGCACGTCATGGGTGGACATATACCAATATCATGGCTGGGACAGTGAGAGCAACTTGAAAGAAGTGGTTGAGACCATGCAGTCTTTTGTGGATCAGGGAAAGGTAATATATCCCGCTCTATCCAATTTTGCAGCATGGCAAATGGCAACGTTGCAGGCAATGGTTGAAGAGCGAGGATTTGCAAGATATGAAAGTGCGCAGATGAACTATAGTTTAATCAACAGAGACGTTGAGTATGAGATCATGCCATTTTTAAAATACAGCAAAATGTCACTTTTGTCATGGAGCCCATTACATGGTGGAATTTTAACAGGCAAATACAAAAGAGGCGAGAAACCTACCGCCGGCACAAGAATGGGTGATAGAGGCTTCTTCTTCCCTTATTTTGATGAGAGCAGTGGCTGGGACGTTGTTGAGGAAGTGAAGAGAGTTGCAGAAGAGCAGGGTTGCAAACCATCTCAGGTAGCGCTTTCCTGGCTCGTTAACAAGAGGGTCATAGCGCTGATCGGAGCTAGGAACATGGAACAGCTTGAAGAGGATTTAGGAGCAATAGATGTAAACCTGAAGGTAGGGCAGATAGAGCGGTTGGACAAAGTATCTGAGAGCAGGGCCATGTATCCAAACTGGATGATACAGAGACAGGGACAGGATAGAGATTTCGAGATTTTACGCTGA